In Marixanthomonas ophiurae, one genomic interval encodes:
- a CDS encoding DUF6266 family protein — MATFNNGILGGFSGTVGTVVGTTWRGVPVMRSKPRKSTKKPSPAQLRNQLKFRLANVFLNPVKPFLSDSFGQPKGTTSRFDFAKSYLLTEVMIPTADSFLIDYPKVLISKGPIRGLLDASITVQAKQKAKLQWTDNSALGLAYAEDALSVIAYVPATQDFIFFEAAAQRHMGEVVLQFPEELQDLTLEVWATFKNKASQQYATSDYVGSITVI; from the coding sequence ATGGCAACATTTAACAACGGTATTTTAGGTGGTTTTTCGGGTACGGTGGGTACTGTGGTAGGTACTACGTGGCGCGGGGTTCCCGTGATGCGAAGTAAACCGAGAAAGTCGACCAAAAAGCCGAGTCCAGCGCAACTGCGCAATCAATTGAAGTTTAGACTAGCGAACGTGTTTTTAAATCCGGTAAAGCCTTTTTTAAGCGACAGCTTTGGTCAACCCAAGGGAACAACAAGCCGATTTGACTTTGCGAAGTCCTATCTTTTAACAGAGGTTATGATTCCCACAGCCGATAGTTTCCTTATTGATTATCCAAAAGTGCTGATTAGCAAAGGCCCCATTCGAGGGTTGCTAGATGCATCTATCACAGTGCAAGCCAAGCAAAAAGCAAAACTACAATGGACAGACAATAGCGCACTGGGCTTGGCATATGCTGAGGATGCACTATCGGTTATCGCATATGTACCCGCTACGCAAGATTTTATTTTCTTTGAAGCCGCCGCCCAACGCCATATGGGGGAAGTGGTATTACAATTCCCGGAAGAACTGCAAGATCTTACCTTAGAAGTATGGGCAACCTTTAAAAATAAAGCATCACAACAGTACGCTACTAGTGATTATGTAGGGAGTATAACGGTTATATAG
- a CDS encoding mechanosensitive ion channel family protein: MFIEIYFPQLLKSIFIVLLFLALRYMTIRLIKRYANKFERMEHRTGLIMKHVDLSTIFLIVLCLILIWGVEIKDLGLVMSSVFAVIGVGFFAQWSILSNITSGVIMFFTFPYKIGDFIKIHDKEFPYEGMIEDIKSFHVMVRTKDNELITYPNSMMLQKGVTVIKAEDYYEMSQQVEEHDKNLTEHGTD, translated from the coding sequence ATGTTTATTGAAATCTATTTTCCTCAATTACTAAAGTCTATTTTTATCGTATTGCTTTTTTTAGCACTGCGCTATATGACCATTCGTTTAATAAAACGGTATGCCAATAAATTTGAACGTATGGAGCACCGCACGGGCTTAATTATGAAGCACGTAGACTTATCAACCATCTTTTTAATCGTATTATGCTTAATACTAATTTGGGGTGTAGAGATTAAAGATCTCGGGTTGGTTATGTCCTCTGTCTTTGCAGTAATCGGCGTTGGTTTTTTTGCCCAATGGTCCATTTTAAGCAATATTACTAGCGGCGTAATTATGTTCTTTACCTTTCCATATAAAATTGGTGATTTTATTAAGATTCACGATAAGGAGTTCCCGTATGAGGGAATGATTGAAGATATTAAAAGTTTTCACGTGATGGTACGTACTAAAGATAATGAGCTAATTACTTACCCGAATAGTATGATGCTTCAAAAAGGGGTGACGGTAATTAAAGCAGAAGATTACTATGAAATGTCTCAACAAGTTGAAGAACATGATAAAAACCTCACCGAACACGGTACTGATTGA
- a CDS encoding sodium:solute symporter, whose translation MQHIDWIVLIGTLAFIVLYGTWKTRKNKNVDDYLKGGNDANWWTIGLSVMATQASAITFLSTPGQAFHDGMGFVQFYFGLPIAMVIICLVFIPIYHRLKVYTAYEYLETRFDLKTRTLTAILFLIQRGLAAGITIFAPAIILSAVLGWNLTYLTIGIGALVIIYTVSGGTKAVNVTQKQQMAIIFAGMFIAFLLILNYLPLDISFTNALEIAGANGKLDVLDFSFDFDNRYTFWSGIIGGTFLALSYFGTDQSQVQRYLSGRSVKQSQMGLIMNGLLKVPMQFFILLVGVMVFVFYQFNASPLHFNPAAVADVMQSEYAGEYQVLQAEKQSLDKQLNSKQLTYSATEDATEKEILLEEIQIINITEDELRQQSRDLIKQANPDAETNDKDYVFIHFILNNLPRGLIGLLLAVILSAAMSSTASELNALGSTTTIDLYKRNTPGKEEKHYMHASKWFTLLWGIIAIGVASVANLFENLIELVNIIGSIFYGNVLGIFLLAFFVKFVHSRATFIAALITQAIIVYIWWIDLMPYLWLNLVGCALVMGIAVLLQVILPKKKEKPTA comes from the coding sequence ATGCAGCATATCGATTGGATTGTCCTTATTGGAACCTTAGCTTTTATTGTGCTGTACGGTACATGGAAAACTCGTAAAAACAAAAATGTAGACGATTACCTTAAAGGAGGTAACGATGCCAATTGGTGGACCATCGGGTTAAGTGTCATGGCTACACAAGCCAGTGCTATCACCTTTTTGTCCACACCAGGACAGGCTTTTCATGATGGAATGGGATTTGTGCAGTTCTACTTCGGTCTACCTATAGCGATGGTAATTATTTGTTTGGTATTTATTCCTATCTATCATCGCTTAAAGGTCTATACCGCCTATGAATACTTAGAGACTAGATTCGACTTAAAAACACGTACCCTTACGGCTATTCTCTTTTTAATTCAGCGAGGATTAGCTGCTGGGATTACCATCTTTGCCCCTGCCATTATCTTATCAGCCGTATTGGGGTGGAACTTAACCTACCTTACCATCGGTATTGGTGCGTTAGTAATTATTTACACCGTAAGTGGCGGCACCAAAGCGGTAAATGTTACTCAAAAACAACAAATGGCAATCATCTTTGCTGGGATGTTCATTGCTTTCTTGTTAATACTAAACTATCTCCCGTTAGATATTTCATTTACCAATGCCTTAGAGATTGCCGGTGCCAATGGAAAACTTGATGTGCTCGACTTTTCCTTCGATTTTGATAACCGCTACACCTTTTGGAGTGGTATTATTGGCGGTACCTTCTTGGCGCTCTCTTATTTTGGTACCGACCAAAGCCAAGTGCAACGTTACCTATCTGGTAGGTCGGTCAAGCAAAGTCAGATGGGATTGATTATGAACGGACTTTTAAAAGTACCGATGCAGTTTTTTATCCTCTTGGTGGGTGTTATGGTATTTGTATTTTATCAATTTAACGCTTCTCCCCTACATTTTAACCCTGCTGCGGTAGCCGATGTAATGCAATCGGAATACGCAGGAGAATACCAAGTTTTACAAGCTGAAAAACAAAGTTTGGATAAACAATTGAACAGCAAACAACTTACTTATTCTGCAACCGAAGATGCTACGGAGAAAGAGATACTCTTAGAAGAAATACAAATCATTAACATTACCGAAGATGAGCTACGCCAACAATCGCGCGATCTTATAAAACAAGCCAACCCAGATGCCGAAACCAACGATAAAGATTATGTGTTTATTCACTTTATTTTAAACAACCTACCCCGTGGATTAATTGGGCTGTTATTGGCCGTTATTTTAAGTGCAGCCATGTCCTCTACCGCATCCGAATTAAATGCGTTGGGTTCTACTACTACAATTGACTTGTACAAGCGGAATACCCCAGGTAAAGAAGAGAAACACTATATGCACGCTTCCAAGTGGTTTACACTACTTTGGGGTATCATTGCTATTGGGGTGGCCAGCGTGGCAAACTTATTTGAAAACTTGATAGAATTGGTCAATATCATCGGTTCTATTTTCTACGGAAATGTATTGGGTATTTTCTTGCTGGCTTTCTTTGTCAAATTTGTACACAGCAGAGCTACCTTTATCGCCGCACTTATTACACAAGCCATCATTGTTTATATCTGGTGGATTGACTTAATGCCGTATTTATGGCTTAACTTAGTAGGTTGTGCCCTAGTGATGGGGATTGCGGTGTTGTTGCAGGTAATACTCCCTAAAAAGAAAGAAAAACCTACCGCTTAA
- a CDS encoding PIG-L family deacetylase yields the protein MRNLFTVLLLLSISTTACFAQQPQKPTASEIYHDLQQLNFLGSAMYIAAHPDDENTRLISYLANDVHARTAYLSLTRGDGGQNLVGPEIRELLGVIRTQELLAARRTDGGQQFFTRANDFGYSKTPDETLDIWNKDEVLNDVVRAIRKFKPDVIINRFDHRSPGSTHGHHTASAMLSVEAFDLVNNPNSYPETANTFGTWQPKRLFFNTSWWFYGSQEKFEQADKTNLVEVQTGNYYPSLGLSNGEIASLSRSMHKSQGFGATGTRGNQNEWLEFLKGDFSEGNSNLFEGIDTSWSRIEGGETIGGILYPLEDNFDFKDPSRMLRPLLQAYELVKNIEDDHWCAIKTKQLEQLIIDCGGIFVEAIAQSNSIMPREKYNVTFEAISRNNFPIALESITYPSGKTIVTENKTLAPNEKYTLEATLYSENTTTSGPYWLREKGSLGMYKAPNNRIGEPETMAPEQVVFNLTLSGVKFPIKRNIVYKYNDPVKGEVYQPLEVLPEATSSIPEKVIIFSSKDEQNIPVTIKAGRDNANGTVQLNHPKGWEVKPAQPSFNIAKKGDEQTIMFTVTPPKEQSEGYLRPLVSMGDQFFDKELVTIDYEHIPYQRVLLPSEAKVVRIDIEKEGESIGYIEGAGDAIPESLRQIGYRVTTIPPSNITYQNLKDFDAVVVGIRAYNTVPELAFKQPVFNKYVQEGGTLLLQYNTSHRLVTEDIAPYSLSLSRDRVTDEFSDVTFLAPEHPVLNEPNEITQADFTGWVQERGLYFPNQWAPKFVPILGMHDKDAPETKGSLLVAEYGKGNYIYTGLSFFRELPAGVAGAYRLFANILSLGN from the coding sequence ATGCGCAATCTTTTTACTGTACTGCTTCTGTTAAGCATCAGTACAACCGCCTGCTTCGCTCAACAACCTCAAAAACCAACTGCTTCTGAAATTTACCACGACCTCCAACAACTCAATTTCCTTGGGTCGGCTATGTACATTGCAGCACATCCAGATGATGAAAATACGCGTCTGATCTCTTACTTGGCGAATGACGTTCATGCACGTACAGCCTATTTATCTTTAACACGTGGTGATGGCGGACAAAACTTGGTAGGGCCTGAGATTCGTGAATTACTTGGCGTAATTCGAACACAAGAGCTATTAGCAGCGCGTCGTACCGATGGCGGACAACAGTTTTTTACCCGTGCCAACGACTTTGGGTATTCTAAAACCCCAGATGAAACATTAGACATCTGGAATAAAGATGAAGTATTAAACGATGTGGTACGTGCCATTCGAAAGTTTAAGCCAGATGTTATTATTAATCGGTTTGATCATCGTAGCCCAGGTTCTACACACGGGCACCACACGGCGTCTGCTATGTTGAGCGTAGAGGCGTTCGATTTAGTAAACAATCCTAACAGCTACCCTGAAACAGCTAATACGTTTGGTACGTGGCAACCTAAACGGTTGTTCTTCAACACGAGCTGGTGGTTTTACGGAAGTCAAGAAAAATTTGAACAAGCAGACAAAACTAACTTAGTAGAAGTACAAACCGGAAATTACTACCCCTCCTTAGGTCTTTCTAACGGAGAAATTGCTTCTTTAAGCCGAAGCATGCACAAATCGCAAGGTTTTGGAGCAACAGGTACCCGCGGAAACCAGAATGAATGGCTTGAATTTTTAAAAGGTGATTTTTCTGAAGGAAACAGTAACTTGTTTGAAGGTATAGACACCTCTTGGTCTCGTATTGAAGGCGGCGAAACCATTGGGGGAATTTTGTATCCGCTAGAAGATAATTTCGATTTTAAAGATCCTTCCAGAATGCTTCGCCCCTTATTGCAAGCGTATGAATTGGTTAAAAATATTGAGGACGACCATTGGTGTGCTATAAAAACAAAACAACTGGAACAGTTGATTATCGATTGCGGTGGAATTTTTGTAGAAGCAATTGCTCAAAGCAATTCCATTATGCCGCGTGAAAAATACAATGTTACTTTTGAAGCTATAAGCCGAAATAACTTCCCGATAGCGTTAGAGTCCATTACCTATCCTTCCGGGAAAACTATTGTGACCGAGAACAAAACCTTGGCTCCAAATGAGAAGTATACCCTTGAAGCTACATTATATTCTGAAAACACGACTACCTCTGGTCCGTATTGGTTGCGTGAAAAAGGTAGTTTAGGAATGTATAAGGCACCTAATAACCGTATCGGTGAGCCAGAAACCATGGCCCCCGAACAAGTAGTATTTAATTTAACTCTAAGCGGTGTAAAGTTTCCAATAAAACGAAATATAGTCTATAAATACAACGACCCTGTTAAAGGGGAAGTCTATCAACCTTTAGAGGTTTTACCAGAAGCTACTTCCAGTATTCCTGAAAAAGTTATTATTTTTTCTTCAAAAGACGAACAAAACATCCCTGTCACTATAAAAGCAGGGCGTGATAATGCAAATGGAACGGTGCAATTAAACCATCCGAAGGGTTGGGAAGTCAAACCTGCACAACCTAGCTTTAACATTGCAAAAAAAGGAGATGAACAAACGATTATGTTTACTGTAACCCCTCCTAAAGAACAAAGCGAAGGATATCTAAGACCGTTAGTATCTATGGGCGATCAATTTTTTGATAAAGAACTCGTTACAATCGATTATGAGCACATTCCCTATCAACGGGTATTGCTTCCTTCCGAAGCTAAGGTAGTGCGTATTGATATTGAAAAGGAAGGCGAATCTATTGGGTACATTGAAGGTGCTGGAGATGCTATTCCGGAGAGTTTACGCCAAATAGGGTACCGAGTAACAACCATTCCACCGTCTAACATTACCTACCAAAACCTGAAGGATTTTGATGCTGTTGTCGTAGGAATTAGAGCGTATAACACCGTACCAGAGTTGGCTTTTAAGCAACCTGTTTTCAATAAATATGTACAAGAAGGCGGCACCTTGCTATTGCAATATAACACTAGTCATAGGCTGGTTACTGAAGACATCGCGCCCTACTCACTTTCATTATCAAGAGATCGTGTAACTGATGAGTTTAGCGACGTTACCTTTTTAGCACCTGAACATCCCGTTTTAAATGAACCCAACGAAATTACCCAAGCCGACTTTACAGGTTGGGTGCAAGAACGAGGCTTATATTTCCCAAATCAATGGGCGCCTAAGTTTGTACCTATATTGGGAATGCACGACAAAGACGCTCCCGAAACCAAAGGCTCACTATTAGTTGCCGAATACGGCAAGGGAAATTATATCTATACCGGGCTGAGTTTCTTTAGAGAGTTACCCGCTGGAGTAGCAGGTGCCTACCGTTTATTTGCAAATATATTATCCTTAGGCAATTAA
- a CDS encoding toll/interleukin-1 receptor domain-containing protein — MSVFISYSTKDRKFVNELSAELIKNRINVWLDKWEMQPGDSLIDKIQDGLTDSSFLLVVLSENSVQSEWCKKELNSGLMREIKEKQVVVIPILLDDCEVPVFLQEKVYADFRDKFETGFQELIRPLAKLSSDKMGRHSKNEIITDYSINWGINDRDLFYSNFDIVSWHQKDHKTILLQIMVEGNKSATQRFKMHLEMGMDSLMKDTIISMFAMNEDYKSLNIYIEKDKTYNFHSTVKDLKTDVEFDIRIRGVLMGVDTGNDIVLNFIDFIEMLDQTITNRK; from the coding sequence ATGAGCGTATTTATAAGTTATTCAACAAAGGACAGAAAATTCGTTAATGAATTATCAGCTGAACTTATAAAAAATCGAATTAACGTTTGGCTCGACAAATGGGAAATGCAACCAGGAGATTCTTTAATTGACAAAATTCAAGATGGATTAACCGATTCTTCCTTTTTATTAGTTGTACTATCCGAAAATTCTGTGCAAAGTGAATGGTGTAAAAAAGAATTGAATTCTGGATTAATGCGAGAAATAAAAGAAAAACAAGTTGTTGTAATTCCAATCTTATTGGATGATTGCGAAGTACCTGTCTTTCTTCAGGAAAAAGTGTATGCTGATTTTAGAGATAAATTTGAGACTGGATTTCAAGAACTAATTAGACCATTAGCAAAACTTTCCTCTGACAAAATGGGTCGACATTCCAAAAATGAAATCATTACGGATTATTCGATAAACTGGGGAATAAATGATAGAGATTTATTTTATTCAAATTTTGACATTGTAAGCTGGCATCAAAAAGACCATAAAACTATTCTTCTACAAATTATGGTAGAAGGTAACAAAAGTGCAACCCAACGTTTTAAAATGCATTTGGAAATGGGAATGGACTCTCTAATGAAAGATACCATTATTTCAATGTTTGCAATGAATGAGGATTATAAAAGCCTGAATATTTATATAGAAAAAGACAAAACCTATAACTTTCATTCTACTGTAAAAGATTTAAAAACAGATGTTGAATTTGATATTAGAATTCGAGGTGTTTTAATGGGTGTTGATACAGGAAATGATATAGTTTTAAATTTTATTGATTTTATAGAAATGCTTGACCAAACAATTACAAATCGAAAATAA
- a CDS encoding alpha/beta hydrolase-fold protein has protein sequence MKKLLLFCTALLLTVSVQAQQFDVSFSKDVLSEPFTGDVLLFLSQENKNPKNAFVPLELPPVYRVQVTNLKPNEGVVLDDSAISYPNTLTNIERGSYYVQVVFDRNLGGQDMGKSPGNLFSEPQQLTFDKNFDTTHTLQANQMVPEIPFKETKQLKELALKSEVLSEFHNKEVTIAGAVSLPKEYHENPDATYPVLFSVFGFGANYKTHSGSKKYAFTHLADTPVIVVYLDGNSPEGHSTYANSDINGPWGDALVKEFIPALEAQYRTNGAKFVFGHSSGGWTSLWLQLNYPETFSGAWASAPDQVDFRNWQGEDIYEVDNLYYDANGNILADITMGGGYPIIAAKDIYQVEAVVSRGGQIRSFDAVFSSRDADGNIIRLVDAETGDINKEAVPLFKRYDLSYQIRNNWETYKEVVNNDIRISIGEQDNFHLHKAVHLFDEEMKKLESTIEIDYYPGDHFTVFTPAYKEDGQRFLDKQYRTWQQENN, from the coding sequence ATGAAAAAACTACTACTCTTTTGCACCGCTTTACTGCTTACCGTATCTGTACAGGCACAACAATTTGATGTTTCTTTCTCTAAAGACGTACTTTCCGAACCCTTTACCGGAGACGTACTGCTCTTCCTTTCGCAAGAAAACAAAAACCCGAAGAATGCTTTTGTTCCCTTAGAGTTACCGCCGGTGTATCGTGTACAGGTTACCAATTTAAAACCTAACGAAGGCGTGGTGCTTGACGATTCGGCTATTTCATATCCCAACACCCTTACAAATATTGAACGTGGTTCGTATTATGTACAAGTGGTGTTCGACCGTAATTTAGGCGGACAAGACATGGGAAAAAGTCCGGGGAATCTTTTTTCTGAACCCCAACAACTAACCTTCGATAAAAATTTTGACACTACCCATACCCTACAAGCCAATCAAATGGTACCTGAAATTCCATTTAAAGAAACCAAGCAACTAAAAGAACTGGCTTTAAAATCGGAAGTATTGAGTGAGTTTCATAACAAAGAAGTCACCATAGCAGGAGCTGTAAGCTTACCAAAAGAATATCATGAAAACCCAGATGCTACGTATCCCGTGTTGTTTTCGGTATTTGGATTTGGTGCGAACTATAAAACCCATTCTGGATCTAAAAAATATGCCTTTACCCACCTGGCCGATACGCCTGTGATAGTGGTATACTTAGACGGTAACAGTCCCGAAGGGCATTCTACCTATGCCAATAGCGATATAAACGGCCCTTGGGGCGATGCCTTGGTAAAAGAATTTATACCCGCTCTAGAAGCGCAATACCGTACCAACGGTGCCAAATTTGTGTTTGGTCACAGTAGCGGGGGTTGGACGTCTTTATGGCTTCAGTTAAACTATCCTGAAACTTTTTCAGGAGCTTGGGCCAGCGCACCCGATCAGGTGGATTTCAGAAACTGGCAAGGCGAAGACATCTATGAAGTTGATAATCTATATTACGATGCCAACGGAAATATTTTAGCCGATATCACCATGGGCGGTGGCTACCCTATTATTGCCGCCAAAGATATTTACCAAGTAGAGGCCGTAGTTTCCCGTGGTGGTCAAATACGTTCGTTCGATGCGGTATTCAGCAGTCGCGATGCCGATGGAAACATCATCCGCCTGGTAGATGCGGAAACTGGAGACATTAACAAAGAAGCGGTACCGCTTTTTAAACGCTACGACCTTTCGTATCAAATTAGAAACAATTGGGAAACCTATAAAGAGGTGGTTAATAATGACATTCGCATTTCCATAGGCGAACAAGATAACTTTCACCTTCACAAAGCAGTACATTTGTTTGATGAAGAAATGAAAAAGCTAGAATCTACTATTGAGATTGACTACTACCCTGGCGATCATTTTACCGTCTTTACCCCAGCATATAAAGAAGACGGGCAACGTTTTCTAGACAAGCAATACCGTACGTGGCAACAAGAAAACAACTAA
- a CDS encoding PD40 domain-containing protein, whose amino-acid sequence MKKIRLTILLFIISNLLSAQNKSDIIQFDKSLNQFHNVRDFTISKDGNEAYFTIQSPNQEISQLAYIKRKKNKWSKPELLPFCDSYMYLEPFLSFSNNRLFFVSDRPLHDSIKSKKDFDIWYVDRNKKNGEWSKPKNIGKPINSELDEFYPSVSKNNNLYFTMVSPDGFGKDDIYYCEWKNNKYSKPVLLSENINSDGYEFNAFISEKEDFIIFSKYNQKDGQGSGDLYISKKDTNGKWKKAKNLGVPLNTKYMEYCPFYDEKNQILYFTSKRNNIKSKKFNTISDFKKYINESNNGLSKIYMTSLQIE is encoded by the coding sequence ATGAAAAAAATTAGGCTCACAATTCTTTTATTTATCATCTCAAATTTACTATCAGCCCAAAATAAATCTGATATTATCCAATTTGATAAATCACTAAATCAGTTTCATAATGTGCGAGATTTCACTATTTCAAAAGATGGAAATGAAGCATATTTCACTATACAAAGCCCAAATCAAGAAATCTCACAACTAGCCTACATTAAAAGAAAAAAGAATAAGTGGTCTAAACCAGAATTATTGCCCTTTTGTGATTCATATATGTACTTAGAGCCTTTTTTGTCATTTAGTAATAACCGTTTGTTTTTTGTTTCTGATAGACCCTTACATGATTCTATTAAATCTAAAAAAGATTTTGATATTTGGTATGTAGACCGAAATAAAAAAAATGGTGAATGGTCTAAACCCAAAAATATAGGGAAACCTATTAATTCAGAATTAGACGAGTTTTATCCTTCTGTCAGTAAAAATAACAACCTATATTTTACAATGGTATCTCCTGACGGTTTTGGAAAGGATGATATTTATTATTGCGAATGGAAAAATAACAAATATTCAAAGCCAGTTTTATTAAGTGAAAATATAAATAGCGATGGTTATGAATTTAATGCTTTTATATCAGAGAAAGAAGATTTTATAATATTCTCTAAATACAACCAAAAAGATGGGCAAGGAAGTGGTGATTTATATATTTCAAAAAAAGATACAAATGGTAAGTGGAAAAAGGCGAAAAATTTAGGTGTTCCACTTAACACAAAATATATGGAATATTGTCCATTCTATGATGAAAAAAATCAAATATTGTATTTTACAAGTAAGAGAAATAACATAAAATCAAAAAAATTTAATACTATTTCAGATTTCAAAAAATACATTAACGAAAGCAATAACGGTCTAAGTAAAATATATATGACCTCTCTTCAAATTGAATAA
- a CDS encoding septum formation inhibitor Maf: MNKTSKNTLYKAILIISITFFSHSCKDSEHNLIPNSNAEDTDTVANNRQLPEQFKAYWYAGKAELTSYKLMQERYGEIREGTAVTVFVTEDFLPGPQVKADVQSEENVSVLKLNKTKKFTTGIYPYSIMTSTFNPIQKQQHALKISNSVQEWCGQVYMQLNNRERFNITSHSYFEGEADQELTIDKTWLEDELWNLVRINPEELPIGDMQVIPSFEFSRMRHKEVKAYRAHANIKQGEALSVYSLHYPKLERELILYFNSSFPYEIEKWEETNGIHPSDSTRLKTTAHKIKRIRNDYWNLKQNKDARLRDTLGLK, encoded by the coding sequence ATGAATAAAACATCCAAAAACACCCTATATAAAGCAATATTAATTATAAGTATTACTTTTTTTAGTCATTCTTGTAAAGACTCTGAGCATAACTTAATCCCTAATAGTAATGCAGAAGATACCGATACTGTAGCCAATAACCGCCAATTACCAGAGCAATTTAAAGCGTATTGGTACGCGGGTAAAGCAGAGTTGACTTCCTATAAACTCATGCAAGAGCGCTATGGTGAAATTCGTGAAGGGACAGCCGTTACAGTGTTTGTTACAGAAGATTTTTTACCCGGTCCTCAAGTAAAGGCCGATGTACAATCTGAGGAGAATGTTTCTGTATTAAAACTCAATAAAACCAAGAAGTTTACCACCGGTATTTATCCGTATTCTATTATGACGAGTACGTTTAATCCCATACAAAAACAACAACACGCCTTAAAAATAAGCAATTCGGTACAGGAATGGTGCGGGCAAGTATATATGCAACTTAATAATAGAGAACGTTTCAATATTACGTCACATTCCTATTTTGAAGGGGAAGCAGATCAAGAACTAACTATTGATAAAACTTGGTTAGAAGACGAATTGTGGAACTTAGTTAGAATTAATCCAGAAGAGTTACCTATTGGAGATATGCAAGTAATCCCTTCGTTCGAGTTTAGCAGAATGCGACATAAAGAAGTTAAGGCCTATCGTGCTCATGCAAATATTAAACAAGGCGAAGCACTTTCTGTATATTCCTTACATTATCCTAAGTTAGAACGAGAACTCATTCTGTATTTTAATAGTTCTTTTCCGTATGAAATTGAGAAATGGGAAGAAACAAATGGCATCCATCCTAGTGACAGCACCCGTTTAAAAACTACTGCACACAAAATAAAACGTATCCGTAACGATTATTGGAATTTGAAGCAAAATAAAGATGCCAGGCTTCGAGATACCTTAGGACTTAAATAA